One part of the Candidatus Neomarinimicrobiota bacterium genome encodes these proteins:
- a CDS encoding PaaI family thioesterase, whose product MKNKCLQETYAEKSICFGCGPANKKGLRIQSFVEGDLVVAKWSAEKHHEAFPGVLNGGIIGTLLDCHCNWAGAYYLMQSTGEKVAPSTVTAEYSVKLLRPTPSRSSLFLSAKLIELDGKKAVIEGELKADGKICAICTGIFVSVGPGHPGYHRW is encoded by the coding sequence ATGAAAAACAAATGTTTACAGGAAACCTATGCCGAAAAGAGTATTTGTTTCGGTTGTGGCCCCGCAAATAAAAAAGGTCTTCGCATTCAAAGTTTTGTTGAAGGCGACTTGGTAGTTGCGAAATGGTCAGCCGAAAAACATCATGAAGCATTCCCGGGAGTATTGAATGGCGGAATAATTGGCACTTTACTTGACTGTCATTGTAATTGGGCAGGTGCGTACTATTTGATGCAATCCACCGGAGAAAAAGTAGCCCCCTCAACAGTAACTGCGGAATATTCTGTCAAATTACTTCGTCCAACACCAAGTAGGTCTTCACTTTTTCTTTCTGCCAAACTGATAGAGCTCGATGGAAAAAAAGCTGTAATTGAAGGTGAACTGAAAGCAGATGGAAAAATTTGTGCTATCTGTACAGGAATATTTGTTTCAGTTGGTCCGGGACATCCGGGATATCATCGGTGGTAA
- a CDS encoding DUF4442 domain-containing protein, producing MNHIKSTSLIRLWGLLNVPMIFYCRPSIVNINDQVVTLKIPLKWRTKNHVGSLYLGAFAVGADLSAGLLAMRFIRKQNEKIVPIFKDFKADFLKLAKGDVHFTCTQGDEVRELVNTAVQTGERQNLHLNIIATVPSIDDEPVAEMVITLSIKVKE from the coding sequence ATGAATCACATCAAAAGCACATCACTCATCAGATTGTGGGGGTTATTAAATGTCCCGATGATATTTTACTGCAGACCTTCTATTGTTAACATCAATGATCAAGTAGTAACACTCAAAATTCCGTTGAAGTGGCGAACAAAAAATCATGTTGGATCTTTATATTTAGGCGCCTTTGCTGTTGGCGCCGATCTTTCTGCCGGTCTTTTGGCTATGCGTTTCATCAGAAAACAGAACGAAAAGATTGTACCCATTTTTAAGGATTTTAAGGCCGATTTTTTGAAGCTTGCCAAAGGGGACGTACATTTTACCTGTACGCAAGGCGATGAAGTTCGCGAACTTGTAAACACCGCCGTGCAAACCGGCGAGCGCCAAAATCTTCATTTGAACATCATTGCAACCGTTCCATCAATTGACGACGAACCTGTGGCAGAAATGGTGATTACCTTATCTATAAAAGTAAAGGAATAA
- a CDS encoding PQQ-like beta-propeller repeat protein, with protein MVAWFYIISIVIIFCSSCDETQPNDENIEKAECSVGFYPCDDDSTICCEFVIPSSKTQTSIDWPSLADSPWPMFMHDPQLTGRSHLSGPREGSIDTVYTPGGELYSNPSIDSEDNILFISNTGFPIGDSYLISINDSSIKNWDMNLGNGWSVGTPLITSDYYLYLSAVNNNTGYLFKSDLSGNIVWTYSLGSFSNETNGSVNISKDGNLVFVAGFGGSLYAVKKDGNLEWNYVVKSGITIGNPAMSIDGEQIYFVSNEPALYCVSLNGDSLWKRILHENSEVSTINPCVDSDGNIYVYSGENLYSFSSEGYLRWQYQGLSNGYALNGISIGIDGSLFISTLSDFYCFSYGGFFKWSMNILQYNSGISTIPTSDINGYSFLAIDNTDVEFQDWIGINFIIFDQSGGIYKKLSVGDHRHTADSTPCIVSGVIYGGTSGTAGSFLYSIK; from the coding sequence ATGGTGGCATGGTTTTACATCATTTCAATTGTAATTATTTTCTGTTCATCTTGTGATGAGACGCAACCCAATGACGAAAATATAGAAAAAGCTGAATGTTCTGTAGGATTCTACCCATGTGATGATGATTCTACAATTTGCTGTGAATTTGTAATTCCCTCATCAAAAACTCAGACTAGTATAGACTGGCCCTCACTTGCAGATTCACCATGGCCAATGTTTATGCATGATCCACAATTAACTGGAAGAAGTCATTTATCTGGTCCAAGGGAAGGATCAATTGATACTGTATATACACCAGGTGGAGAATTATATTCTAATCCTTCGATTGATAGTGAGGATAACATCCTTTTTATTAGTAACACTGGATTTCCGATTGGAGATAGCTATCTTATTTCAATAAATGATTCTTCTATAAAAAATTGGGATATGAATCTCGGGAATGGATGGTCTGTCGGTACACCACTTATTACGTCAGATTATTATTTATATTTGTCCGCAGTAAATAATAATACAGGGTATTTATTCAAAAGTGATTTAAGTGGAAATATTGTGTGGACATATTCTCTGGGTTCTTTTTCGAATGAAACAAATGGTTCAGTAAATATTTCTAAAGATGGCAATCTTGTATTTGTCGCTGGATTTGGTGGGTCTTTATATGCGGTAAAAAAAGATGGAAATCTTGAATGGAATTATGTTGTTAAATCGGGTATTACAATTGGTAATCCTGCAATGTCCATCGACGGGGAACAAATCTATTTCGTTTCTAATGAGCCAGCACTTTATTGTGTATCACTGAATGGTGATTCATTATGGAAAAGAATATTACACGAGAATAGTGAGGTAAGTACAATTAATCCTTGCGTGGATTCTGATGGAAATATTTATGTGTATTCTGGTGAAAATTTATATTCTTTCTCTAGTGAGGGATATTTAAGATGGCAATATCAGGGACTCTCCAATGGATATGCTCTAAACGGAATTTCAATTGGTATAGATGGCTCTCTATTTATTTCTACACTTTCGGACTTTTATTGTTTTTCATATGGTGGATTCTTTAAATGGTCAATGAATATTTTGCAGTACAATTCTGGAATTTCGACGATACCAACCTCTGACATTAATGGATATTCCTTTCTTGCAATTGATAATACGGACGTTGAGTTTCAAGATTGGATAGGTATAAACTTTATAATATTTGATCAAAGTGGGGGAATTTATAAAAAGTTATCAGTAGGGGACCATCGTCATACTGCAGATTCTACCCCCTGCATTGTTAGCGGCGTAATATATGGCGGAACCAGTGGTACAGCTGGGAGTTTTTTGTATTCAATAAAATAG